AAAAGCCTTCGTTTATTACCTTTTCAGTCATAAGCTCTCTGGGGTATTTTTGTTTGCTAGTCAGGTCAATGAGTGGTCAGTTGTTTTATATAATAACTAACAAAttagatattttattattttgcaaaagGGATGACATGGTGACtaagtggtttgcactgttgcctcacaacaagaaggtcccGGCTTGCcaagttggcatttatgtgtggagatTGGATGTTCTggatgttcgtgtgggtttcctattggtgcatgggtttcccccacagtccaaagacatgcactataggtgaattggataaactaaattgtccgtagtgtatgtgtgtgaataagtgtgtatggatgtttcccagtactgggttgcagctggaagggcatccgctgtgtaaaacatatgctggataagttgtaggtttattccgttgtggcgatccgtgataaataaagtgaccaagctgaaggaaaatgaatgaatgaattattttgcaCATGGCAAAATGTCCAGtaaataatatctaataaattgaaaacatgctAAGTTATATATTTCTCATAAGATTGGATTGGTTAACCCCCAAgtaatttacataaatatttaatgtgtgtttgtttatctaTGTACAAATGTATGTAAGTTAGCTATTTATAACATCTTTATAATGTACAGTGAGCGGTATATaagacaaaatcttttttttttcacattcttCAATCGTCATAATATATTTTGGTTAGAATTGATCCATAATCCTTAAGCAATGTCTGAAAACTGCATAGTTTCAACTAGGGGGACCAAACTGTGCTGTAAATCCATCATCCATAATATCCATCCAaaataaacatctttttttttttatattgaactttttaacaattatttttaggCAAAATTACTATTTGAAAATGCACACATCTTGTGATTGGGGCATTTTGGACCCAGGTATGTATGGAAGACTTTTAGTTCTcttaaataaaggtacaaaagctgtcactggggcagtaccttttctaAAGGTAAAATTTTATTCCTTTCAGGTCCACTTTTGTACCATAAAGATACATAGGTATACCTTAAGTACAACTGTGTACTTCAGAGTACCATAAAAGTACACAAGTAAACCCTACAGGTACAAAAATGTTCCTTTAAGGTACCAATGTGCACCTGTATGgtacaaaatattccattttgaaaaggtacagaCCCAGTGAtgacttttgtacctttatttctgagagtgtaaatgTTAGTATAAAAGTTTTGCAAAGCATTTTCCCCACATCTAGCACAATTATATGTAAAAGTCTATTGAGAATACTTTGCGGCATGAAAAAAGTTGGACTTTTTTAATTAGAGAGTGaacatttaaacaatatttatttatattttagcttAAAACTTCTGCTTTGTTATCAGCGTTTTTGTTACCAATGTTTTGTTATCAGCAAATCAACTTTTGATTAATCATAAGTTATAGATTAGttataaatttttacattttgggaTTCATTCCAGTGCTAAAAACTGGTCAGATTATAACATGCTCTTACACAGGAATGCCAAAACCTTTTCTTATCATGAGCCAAAAACCAAACATAATTGAAGGCTGTAGGCTGAAGGTAAATATtgcaaactgtattacaaaattgcctaattactaatttaataataacaatatttaaaaataaatagaaaggaTTACTTTAATCATATTATGTTAACTATTGCGTtatcattttgtatattttaaaattaactaCAATGAAAAGAAACAATtctatttataacacaatggagttcaaatTAGTCTGTgccattcatttaatttaattgaaacatttaattcaaGCTTGCTTTTTTGTATCTCAACGATAAAAAAAGTTAGAAAATATAAGCTCTAATAAAAGCAACCAACCCCTCCATTTTTACCCTCTTCTCAGATGGAATGGTGGGGCAAATCAAAGGTtgtcatgggccaactttggcatcTCTGCTCTTGCATATCATAAATACATGCAAATGTAGTCATTATTCTAAaactttcaaatatatatatataaagaagttATCCAGTAATACCATGGTAAAAACAACCTTAAAACTTTCAAATCTGTTCGCATTCACTCATTAATGAAATGCTGatcagtattaaaataatataaggtAGGAATGTTTTATGAATGCACATGCACTGAATGAGAGTCATACATTAAGGCTATATACGCAAATCAGCTTTGTATATTTTATAAGGTGACTGTACACGCGCGTTAGGTGCTCGAGCGCATTAATCACCGCCTCATTTTACTGGGAGGATCCCAATAAATGACGTTATTGCTGGCGTACGACTGCGGCGTAATTGTGCTTATACTAAATGAATGCACGTCCAATGAGCAAACAGTCCAAGCGGATATTATGAGCAGCCAGGGAGATATCAAACCCACTAAATCACTCTTATGATCCAATGCGATATTGAGTTGATAGTGACTCGCTTGCCTTTTCAATAACACTTCGGACTCGAGATCCAAAAGTTCTGGCTGAGCGAGAAGCGCTTCACCTCAGAAGACTTTCCTCATTCAAAGAGTGCAGGTAAGGCACTTTTGCACATTTGAGGGAATCATTCTTTCATCAATAAGACAGTAGCATACTAGATTGCCGTAATTTATACACAGGTTGTTCCAGATATGCATGACTTATGGGGGCTTACAGTGCACATTTTTCTTTATGCAATTACAAAGATGCAGTCAGAAACAGGACACTTTGTTTTATCCAGATGGGAAAAAAGTTATGTTTGGAAGGACACAAGGATGcagtaataacattgtaattatcAACTtatttaaggggatagttcactctaaaaattctcaaatcaTTTAGCTACTCgcttgtttcaaacttttatgagttacATTCTTCTTTATTCACAAAATAAATGATTTGGAAACATGTTGGAAACGTGTAACCATTGCTTATAGTGTGTTTTCctttgtggaagtcaatggttacaagtttttagctttcaacaaaatatattttgttcaacagaagaaaaaagaacctcgtaaaggtttggaaccagtcGAGGGCACGtaaaattattgtaaattaaatttttagaGTATAAATATCCCGTTAATGTCACCTTTTACCACAGTATATTCAGAAGCTTTTCAAATTTGCCACTCAAATGTTAACCTCCTCACAAAATATGAAAGTGCTTGCCTTGTAAACAATCTCTCTCGCCTCCGTTCAACAGGGCAGAACAATGTGGCTAGCGCGGACCCTCCTCGCTCTGGCACTCCTTTGCGCACCAGTTTCCAGCCTCTGCTTACCAACATACGACCCCGAGCCCAACTTTCTCTGCAACAACGAGGTGTTTTCCGAGGCGAATGATAAGAGGCAGCCGACGAACTCCCTGCTGGACAGTGTAAACCTCCTCTTCAAGTCAGCTCACGCGCTTTCCTCCGAGGAGCCGCGCGAGAGGAGGACAACTCCCGCGTCCAAATACAGATACTTGAGCCAGACGCAGCTTAGAAGTAAACTGTACCGCAACAGTGCGAAGAGCGACCGACGCAGCCAGGTCACTCTATCCCTCGACGTGCCCACCAACATTATGAACATCCTCTTCAACATTGCCAAAGCCAAGAACCTGCGCGCGAAGGCGGACGACAACGCGCGTCTACTTGCGCAGATTGGAAAGAGAAAATGAACTCTGTGTTCGTGTCACCAATTTGACTTGAGCATTTTTGTATCCACTTGAGGCATGTTATCTcaataaagtttgtttttttcaggTGCATATAGGCTAGCAGATTAGCAATACTGGACATGAATGGAACTTCAAAAGATTATACAGAGGTGATGTAAATGGGTTTTGATTTAGGAGGTAGGCTGCCCATTACAGCACATAATGGTTTGGTCTTGATACTTacgtttgtttgattgtttgtgttGTTTAACCGGAAAAATTGACTTATGACATCATGACTGGattttgaaaacacaattattGTTTTGAAACTCGATTTCAGTGCTAAATTTGTGAGATTGGAGtatcaatttgtttatttatttaattatttgactgtttatttatttatgtatttattttaatatttatttattattattttttttgctctgtgAAAGAAAATACTACCGTTACTATCTCTATTCATCAGCACAATTTACCTATCTCGGATCGGATGAATGTCaattaattttgaaaaatgtcatatgaataaaaatacacgGCTGAAGGGTTGGATGTAAGTTCAGAAAACTTTCTGTTGATGAAACCGACAGTTGAATATTTTTGtactgaaaataattattttatcgtttaataaataaataaatgcaaacgaAACTAAAGAGTCTATTTGAAGAATATTATTTAAGGGGTTTTCTTTTTTGCTCATCTTTCAAAACATATTCACTTGTCTAGCTTAACCTTTTAAGACCAGAAGTCAAGAAGACAAACTTGCACCTGCATGcagttttaaagagatagttcaccctaaaattactTACCATTGTCattacacccttcacttgtttcaaacatttatgaattttctttttttttttttgaacacacaaaaaaatatacaatttaatagCTCCTATAatattgaaacaagtgaagtgtgagtaaatagtgagtacattttaatctttgagtaaactgttcctttaaggCCTGTGgctgtgtgaacatttcaataattaaaattttaaaacatccGGCCACAGTTTTTGCAACTTTAATAAAGCTTAAATAATATACAACGgagactatgcagtgttgattattcaatatctgtacctgaataaatacatgaaaactataattcacttttatttttactgtgttttattttatctatgcttgtaatttatttgttatatattattcgaAATTCACTCCTCTAcagaatcccccccccccccccccaatcaatccaaataaacctgttaaatcatcATGGTGAAATAATATTCATACGCAATATgtatcacagaaatacaaaatatggtaATGTCAGATTATTCCAATATCACACAGCCCTAATTTAAGTATATAgaaatttgttaaacaaatttcccggacttttccaaaactttgaccTTTTCTGTTTTCCCAAAACGTTTCCATGCGTGGAAAATGCCTTCTCAAAATAATAtagtattatattgtatatatatatatatatatatatatatatatatatatatatatatatactgtatatattgtatgtatatgaTCACACTAATTGAgcccttcaggcttgttttaaacctccaggttagtgtgttgaagcagggttggaactgaaaTATGTAGGGCTGCGCCCCTccaagaactgagtttgacagcgtttcctgccacagcggaatgaaccgccaatttattcagcatatgctttagcagtagatgcccttccagccttccAATGTCTTAAAATAGACAGATACATTTAGCTTTGTGGTTTTTTTTTGTCACTGCACCACATCAACCACAACATTTTGGTAAATTACTTCAAATAAACTAGCAagtttaagatataaatatatatatatatatatatatatatatatatatatatatatatatatatatatatatatatatatatatatatatatatatatatatattaaaatgtgttttaattgtGTGTTCTATTTCTAAAGTACAAAAAGAAACAACATTTTTATAGCAATCGAGACTTTTACGCAGACTTTTAATTTGAAGCGTGGAGCGCCATCTTCACCTCCGCCAGCTCACAACGTACGTCACACTAGTTGACGTGGAGGAAAAGAGCGTGAATGACTGTCTGATCATTTCGCTTACTGCTCTCAAACATTCCGCAAAATGATCAAGAAATTCGACAAGAAGGACGAGGAGTCTGGTAAGATCTTTATTAAATACATCCTGCCACATTATACAGGAAGCTTACTATGAATAACTGCGTATTGCAGTGGCCGAAAGGGAAATCGGCTGCTTTGCTAAGGAAGAGCTTCTGCAGGCCACATCACAACATCTGTAACGTTAACTAAACTATAACACTGAAGATTTATGTGCATGCTTCAGATATATATTCAAATCTGAATTTGATGGCTGATTAGCCAGTGGTTGCTCTGTGCCTTTGCAATGTCATGTAATTTGACTATTTCATTTACACGAAAGAAGCTAATGGATTAGCAATTGCTGTTTTCGTTTGtattcatcattttatttttgtgtcaGTGGAAAAGGTTGTACACATGTTTAGTGGTTATTCATCACGAGCTCtccattttttttatcttatagagaaattactaataaaattggataaatggatgaaaacATGCCATGTATAGAAGCTATTCTGTCCTGTCACAACAAACTTTAACTGTTTGATCAAGGCACTTGATCAGATTAGTAATATTCATAGCTCAGATTCAAGTCTGCTAGTATTTTACCTTACATTTAGGGTTAAAATTTTAGATAAGTGACTAATGTTGATGTTTATTCCTGAACACAatagattatatattatattccatgcttttatttactgtttttccaCAAAGAAATTACGTCTTATCTTATGATTTATGATTGATTTATTATGTAATccaagtttaaatatatatatatatatatatatatatatatatatatatatatatatatatatatatatatgtttaaataatatttatagtaGCTGAATGAATGCACTAACCTTTAGCTGATTAACATCTGTATTGTGATGTGTTTAGGAAGTGGCTCAAACCCCTTTCAGCATTTGGAGAAGAGCGCTGTACTACAGGAGGTGAGTTTAATACCGCTGGATATTAAAATGACATGAATGTCTCTTTAGTGTTGTATTTTAAAACGCTTTATATGGTTGTTTCAAAGGCTCGGATCTTTAATGAGACGCCTATAAATCCAAGAAGATGTCTGCATATCCTGACCAAGATCATTTACCTGCTCAACCAGGTATCTGGGCACATATTTTGAATTGATTATTACAATTTCTATATCCTTCTATGTGGACTGATGCATTACtaagctgttttatttttcagGGTGAGCATTTTGGAACCACAGAAGCCACTGAAGCTTTCTTTGCCATGACAAGGCTGTTCCAGTCTAATGATGTAAGAAATTGAcgttcatttagttttttttttttttttttttttttgttaagtgaTGTTAAATcgaaccttttatttatttatttttattattattaattattaaaaaataaataaatggatatcatttaatgtaattatttttaacattGAATTATATACACTAATTTTAACCCTGAACTAATGCAATGAATGTATTAAGCTACATTAATATTTAACTATATTAAATGTAGTTCAAAAATCACTCGCATTATTGAGGCTGTTGGTTTTCGAATTGGTCATTAATCAAACATGCTAGCACAGTTTGATCAATAaaaattgtgtatgtgtgtgtatttatgtacacCGACCAGGGTTGTTTTCATAAACTAAAGCTATGAAGAACATTGAAATTGaatataatctaaataaaatattacaaaataaaagcataaaactgacaaaaataacaaTCGTTATCAAAGAAGTTAACCTAAAATAACTTTGTCTAAGGACTGTAATTACTATGTTTTTATCTggggaaaaacaaaactacaattaaaattaaattaataaaaaatgagtagtttttaaatatttatataaataattttattaattaaataattcaattatttgttgttcagtttattgcagatatttaaatgcaaataatgttCGTTTCCAGCCAcaatattaaatagttttttattatttcattttcattttttagttttgttaCTTAAGTCATCATTTCTTGTTAATTTCCAAGTCATAATTTCTTGCATTGCATTCTTAGCAAACCCTGAGAAGAATGTGCTACCTGACCATAAAGGAGATGGCCAACATCTCAGAGGATGTGATCATTGTTACAAGCAGGTGAGAAGCTCCGGTTGCCATGGcagcatttttaatattatttgcaaTATACTTTTTATAATGCATGTagcttaaaaatacattattaaatgaaGAACGGAAATCATTGGACACGCCACATATATTACCTTTAAGAAAAGCGCTGATGAATGTTTTGTTTGCGTCTCAGCTTGACAAAGGACATGACTGGCAAAGAGGACGTTTATAGAGGACCAGCAATCAGAGCTCTCTGCAGGATCACTGATGTGAGTCTCAGCTGCTTGAAAACTCATTTAATTGGCTCTCAGGGAGACATAAAGTACATTAAAACTAAAGGAACTCATATAAATGATCTTTTCTGTTTATGGATTAACTGTTCTTCTTCCAACCGTTCCGTCAGACCACAATGTTGCAGGCTATTGAACGATACATGAAACAGGCCATTGTGGACAAAGTGCCCAGCGTCTCCAGCTCTGCTTTGGTTTCATCACTAGTAAGATCACAATCTAATGTATTATCAACATCCTTATTACGTTGTCAGAAAAGTAAACCAAAGGAGCTAGCAAACATATTAATGAGATGAAATAAAAAGTATGACTATGATATTGACAAccatcctctttttttttttttttttttgtatgtgttttggtttggtttatttACGCAATTTATAAgacaatatttgttttgtatcGTTCAGCTTTTATGTTAATGCTCTGTATTTGATATCATCTGCATATTTTGCAATTAAGAAAaccaataaaaagtttaaatcataaaaaaacacaaatgattgGTTAGTtctgaatgatatatatatatatatatatatatatatatatatatatatatatatatatatatatatatatatatatatatatatatatataaataaataaataaataatatagctctgtatttttttctttagcatATGGTGAAGATGAGCTTTGATGTTGTAAAACGCTGGGTCAATGAAGCGCAGGAGGCGGCATCGAGTGATAACATTATGGTGCAGGTTAGCAAGTTGTTTGCATTTGTGTTATGATTTAACGGTGTGTCTGTTTCTAATATAGTGGGATCTGTTTCTTCACAGTATCATGCTCTGGGTCTTTTGTACCACCTGAGGAAGAATGATCGTCTCGCTGTGACCAAGATGCTTAATAAATTCACCAAATCTGGTCTGAAGTCTCCGTTTGCATACTGCATGATGATTCGCATTGCCAGTAAACTGCTGGAGGAGACGGAGGGAGGGTATGTTTGTATTTAATGTTCATTTAAAGAGTTTACCTAAAAATTAATTTATGCAATCCATGGTTTACTCATTCCAAATTTGTttcagtttcttctgttgaatgtaAAAGACGATATACTGAAAACTTGACTTGTATGGTattttttttgttcctactattgatttctatggctgcttttttcatattgaattttttaaaatattttttttattaaagattttcaaatagtacaaacaacaaagacaaactaacaaacaattcCCATGCgctgcaaattaaataaacatttacaaatgtaaattttaaaaaagaaaaataataattaaacaattaaacataatgaaaacaaaacagaagaagcttaaactcttttaaaataaaaatttcagagTTTTATGTAGAAAGGATCGGAGAGGTTCCCAAAGTCTCTTGAATTTGTCCTGTTTGTGGTTGAGGTCTTAAGTTAATTTTTCCAAAGGAAGAAAGACTGACAACTGAGAAATCCACATGGAAATAGTAGGAATTTGAGAAGTAGACCATTTTAGTAATGTAAtactaaaatgtaatataatactaaaaagtaataattaatatttattttgtccaAGTCGTTGAATGTCATaagatctttttaaaatatatttaaaaattattattgttattattttaaaaaattatttattttttgccatttaaaatgttactttccgtttattaaaatgtctttatttttcaCGTTTTGCCTAATGATATGGCTTGTCTATTTTTTCCGTGCCATTTTATTCCTTTCACGTTTGTCAACTggcaataaaatatattaaacattaaaacaagcagaagaagtttagctaaaaataaatggaagtgaataacAGGAAGTCTTTtgagacattttattttacaatggcCATGtcgctcttaaaaaaaaaataaggtggATGGATAagtcatggaaattcagctttttaagtCAGTGAAAATCAGGGAATTTGACATTTTCTTTAGACTGAGAATCCTGtaaatgcaaactcattcatgaACATGATATCCCTTTTAATGTTATTACTTTCATGCAGCTGCTTGTAATAAATCCTGATACTGATATATAAATATGTTGCTTTAACAGGCATGACAGCCCACTGTTTGACTTCATTGAGAGCTGCCTGAGGAATAAACATGAGATGGTTGTTTATGAAGCAGCCTCTGCCATCGTCCACATGCCCAACTGTACTGCCCGTGAGCTGGCTCCTGCTGTATCTGGTTAGTCCCGCTTATTATTTCTCCCTTGTTTTTTGATTTCTAGCTAACACAGAGGACAAATTTTACATGATGTTGGAATTAAGAAATTTGATGTTGATCGTTCCGACAGTTCTCCAGCTGTTCTGCAGCTCTCCCAAAGCAGCACTCCGATATGCAGCAGTGCGGACTCTTAATAAGGTcagttatttgtgtttttgaatgaaaTGTAATTTGTAGCTATCTGAAGTGTTGCATAGTTCCACATGGAGACACCAGAGCACActcttttttttgttaatgttgaAAGTCAAACCTAGTAGCTTTCAAATAGTGCAAAAACATATATGATCAAAATACAGATTTTAATTAATATGGGtctttaataattaaatagtGTATGAATAGACTCTCTGACATTTTGAGACATGTAGGTCTTTTTTTAAGATGAGAAGACactctttggtttttaaaacat
The Danio rerio strain Tuebingen ecotype United States chromosome 4, GRCz12tu, whole genome shotgun sequence genome window above contains:
- the ucn3l gene encoding urocortin 3, like precursor; amino-acid sequence: MWLARTLLALALLCAPVSSLCLPTYDPEPNFLCNNEVFSEANDKRQPTNSLLDSVNLLFKSAHALSSEEPRERRTTPASKYRYLSQTQLRSKLYRNSAKSDRRSQVTLSLDVPTNIMNILFNIAKAKNLRAKADDNARLLAQIGKRK